Genomic segment of Microcoleus sp. bin38.metabat.b11b12b14.051:
TAATTCCCAGGTGTCAGTATCCATGATTTCAGCCTTCCTACGGTATAAATTGAAGTTCTATTTTTTGCCCAGCAAAACTACAGCATAGGCTGCGATTCCTTCCTCTCTCCCTACGGGGCCTAACTTTTCGTTAGTAGTAGCTTTGATGGCAACTTGGTCAGGTTTTAATTGTAGAACAGTAGAAAGGCGATCGCGCATTTGCTCGATATGCGGTTTCAGCTTCGGACGTTCAGCCACTACCACCGAGTCAATATTGCCAATTTCCCAGCCTTTATCTAATATTAACTGATTGACTTGTGCCAGCAACATCAGACTGTCTGCACCTTTCCATTTT
This window contains:
- the ispF gene encoding 2-C-methyl-D-erythritol 2,4-cyclodiphosphate synthase, with amino-acid sequence MNIRIGNGYDIHCLVPERPLILGGVHIPHELGLLGHSDADVLTHAIMDAMLGALSLGDIGLYFPPTDPKWKGADSLMLLAQVNQLILDKGWEIGNIDSVVVAERPKLKPHIEQMRDRLSTVLQLKPDQVAIKATTNEKLGPVGREEGIAAYAVVLLGKK